The following proteins are co-located in the Natator depressus isolate rNatDep1 chromosome 4, rNatDep2.hap1, whole genome shotgun sequence genome:
- the LOC141985946 gene encoding uncharacterized protein LOC141985946: MFVKISQGMKDRGHNRDPKQCRVKLKELRQAYQKTREANGRSGSEPQTCRFYDELHAILGGSATTTPAVLFDSFNGDGGNMEAGFGDEEDDDDEEVVDSSQQASGETGFPDSQELFLTLDLEPVPPEPTQGCLLDPAGGEGTSAACVSMITGSSPSQRLVKIRKKKKRTRDEMFSELMLSSHTDRAQTNAWRQIMSDCRKAQNDQEERWRAEESKWRAEESKWRAEERAEARMWRQRDERRQDSMLRLLEDQTSMLQCMVELQQRQLEHRLPLQPLCNQPPSSPSSIASTPRRPRTRWGGHRPTSHSTTEDCPQKRRLSFNKF; the protein is encoded by the exons atgtttgtcaagatctcccagggcatgaaggacagaggccataacagggacccgaagcagtgccgcgtgaaactgaaggagctgaggcaagcctaccagaaaaccagagaggcgaacggccgctccgggtcagagccccaaacatgccgcttctatgatgagctgcatgccattttagggggttcagccaccactaccccagccgtgttgtttgactccttcaatggagatggaggcaatatggaagcaggttttggggacgaagaagatgatgatgatgaggaggttgtagatagctcacagcaagcaagcggagaaaccggttttcccgacagccaggaactgtttctcaccctggacctggagccagtaccccctgaacccacccaaggctgcctcctggacccagcaggcggagaagggacctccg ctgcatgtgtttcaatgatcacaggatcttctccttcccagaggctagtgaagattagaaagaaaaaaaaacgcactcgagatgaaatgttctccgagctcatgctgtcctcccacactgacagagcacagacgaatgcgtggaggcaaataatgtcagactgcaggaaagcacaaaatgaccaggaggagaggtggcgggctgaagagagtaagtggcgggctgaagagagtaagtggcgggctgaagagagggctgaagctcgaatgtggcgacagcgtgatgagaggaggcaggattcaatgctgaggctgctggaggaccaaaccagtatgctccagtgtatggttgagctgcagcaaaggcagctggagcacagactgccactacagcccctgtgtaaccaaccgccctcctccccaagttccatagcctccacacccagacgcccaagaacgcggtggggtggccaccggccaaccagccactccaccacagaggattgcccccaaaaaagaaggctgtcattcaataaattttaa